A single Pseudomonas sp. DC1.2 DNA region contains:
- a CDS encoding NADH:ubiquinone oxidoreductase, producing the protein MRWMGLSLLLTLMSGEALAQACVVHSQAERLDVKVCQQNRTIPQKLFADGFCQPNLPGQKIDVQYVDQCPDGAIGVCSNAQVANMPYRQDIHYYGVATDAAYLKPYCEAQSRGSWLNP; encoded by the coding sequence ATGCGGTGGATGGGATTGTCGTTGCTGCTGACACTGATGTCGGGCGAGGCGCTGGCCCAGGCTTGCGTGGTTCATAGCCAGGCAGAGCGGCTCGACGTGAAGGTCTGCCAGCAAAACCGCACTATTCCGCAAAAACTGTTCGCCGATGGCTTCTGCCAGCCGAACCTGCCCGGACAAAAGATCGACGTGCAATACGTTGACCAGTGCCCTGACGGCGCCATCGGCGTGTGCAGCAACGCTCAGGTGGCCAATATGCCTTACCGGCAGGATATTCACTATTACGGCGTGGCCACCGACGCAGCGTATTTGAAGCCGTACTGCGAAGCCCAGAGCCGGGGCTCCTGGCTCAACCCCTGA
- a CDS encoding DUF1826 domain-containing protein encodes MLTLTPVGASLPTKTSVRAIRQHHGENPKVLTKILHDDVNLAVWQRQLPAHIADFASLLLSLNEPLAEALSLELSGEDTEPNLQGLASSFSDLEGYEGFIADVSWLVSAFACLLGAQRIGVRLRVLDKAMCPRFHVDHVPVRLITTYAGIGSQWLKEGVMDRQQLGQPEAEPLSQIQQVIQGEVALLKGENWRGNEGFGLIHRSPQPAPGARRLILTLDWLS; translated from the coding sequence ATGCTCACACTTACCCCAGTGGGTGCGAGCCTACCTACGAAGACGTCCGTGCGGGCCATACGTCAACATCACGGAGAAAACCCCAAAGTCCTGACGAAAATTCTCCACGACGATGTGAATCTCGCTGTCTGGCAGCGCCAACTTCCGGCGCACATCGCCGACTTTGCCAGCCTGCTGCTGTCCTTGAACGAACCCTTGGCCGAAGCGCTGTCTCTGGAGTTATCCGGCGAGGACACCGAGCCCAACCTCCAAGGCCTGGCGTCGAGCTTCAGCGACCTTGAAGGCTATGAAGGCTTCATCGCCGATGTTTCCTGGTTGGTCAGCGCCTTTGCGTGTCTATTGGGTGCCCAGCGTATCGGCGTGCGTTTGCGGGTATTGGACAAGGCCATGTGCCCGCGCTTTCACGTCGATCATGTGCCGGTGCGGCTGATCACTACGTATGCCGGTATCGGCAGCCAGTGGCTGAAGGAAGGGGTGATGGATCGGCAGCAGCTTGGCCAGCCCGAGGCCGAGCCTCTTTCGCAGATCCAGCAAGTCATCCAAGGCGAAGTCGCGCTGCTCAAAGGTGAGAACTGGCGCGGCAACGAAGGTTTCGGTTTGATCCATCGCTCTCCGCAGCCGGCTCCCGGTGCTCGGCGATTGATCCTGACCCTCGATTGGCTGAGCTAG
- the zigA gene encoding zinc metallochaperone GTPase ZigA, with protein MPNRLPVTVLSGFLGAGKSTLLNYVLRNRDKLRVAVIVNDMSEINIDGSEVQRDVSLNRAEEKLVEMSNGCICCTLREDLLEEVSKLAKDGRFDYLLIESTGISEPLPVAETFTFRDDEGQSLADIARLDTMVTVVDGMNFLLDYQAAESLASRGETLGEEDERSITDLLIEQIEFADVILISKIDLISSSERQELIAILERLNSQAEIIPMVMGEIPLEKILNTGRFDFEKAAQAPGWLQELRGAHVPETDEYGIASTAYRARRPFHPQRFFSFIDRPWVNGKLLRSKGFFWLASKHMDAGSWSQAGGLMRHGFAGRWWRFVPKDQWPQDEESTAGIMENWITTTGDCRQELVFIGQNIDFALLTAELDRCLLTDDEMVQGVEGWRLLPDPFGPWHEEAA; from the coding sequence ATGCCCAATCGTCTCCCCGTGACCGTGCTGTCCGGCTTTTTAGGCGCCGGTAAAAGCACGCTGCTCAACTATGTGCTGCGTAATCGCGACAAGCTGCGGGTTGCCGTGATCGTCAACGATATGAGCGAAATCAATATCGATGGCAGCGAAGTTCAGCGTGATGTCAGCTTGAACCGTGCCGAAGAAAAGCTCGTGGAAATGAGCAACGGCTGCATTTGCTGCACCTTGCGTGAGGACCTACTCGAAGAGGTCAGCAAACTTGCGAAGGACGGTCGCTTCGATTATTTGCTGATCGAGTCCACAGGCATCTCAGAACCGTTACCGGTTGCCGAAACCTTCACCTTCCGCGACGACGAAGGACAAAGCCTGGCTGACATCGCACGGCTCGACACCATGGTCACCGTCGTCGATGGCATGAACTTTCTGCTCGACTACCAAGCCGCCGAAAGCCTCGCTTCGAGGGGCGAAACCCTTGGTGAGGAGGACGAGCGTTCAATCACCGACCTCTTGATTGAGCAAATCGAATTCGCCGACGTAATCCTGATCAGTAAGATCGACTTGATCAGCAGCAGCGAACGCCAGGAGCTGATCGCAATCCTGGAACGCCTCAATTCCCAGGCGGAAATTATTCCGATGGTCATGGGCGAAATTCCCTTGGAAAAAATCCTCAATACTGGCCGTTTTGACTTCGAAAAAGCCGCTCAGGCGCCGGGCTGGTTGCAGGAGTTGCGCGGCGCACATGTACCGGAAACGGACGAGTATGGCATCGCCTCCACGGCCTACCGGGCGCGGCGCCCATTTCATCCACAGCGCTTTTTCAGCTTCATCGACCGTCCGTGGGTCAACGGCAAACTGCTGCGTTCCAAAGGTTTTTTCTGGCTGGCCAGCAAACACATGGACGCCGGTAGCTGGTCCCAGGCGGGGGGGCTGATGCGCCATGGTTTTGCCGGGCGCTGGTGGCGTTTTGTGCCAAAAGATCAGTGGCCGCAAGACGAAGAAAGTACGGCCGGGATCATGGAAAACTGGATCACCACCACCGGCGATTGCCGTCAGGAGCTGGTATTCATCGGGCAGAACATCGACTTCGCACTGCTTACAGCTGAGCTCGACAGATGCCTGCTCACCGACGATGAGATGGTCCAGGGCGTCGAAGGCTGGCGATTGTTGCCTGACCCGTTTGGCCCTTGGCACGAGGAAGCTGCCTGA
- a CDS encoding glutamine synthetase yields MGNALNCALLSLSLLLAADAWGQTPSLATCTRSANLLACIDPEGNAYSVNTVGSTIYLRGFEVAGKRYWAQTSSRYGQLTFFTGLASDGEAWVGYSRRVGWTTINRFSSSGGSSAKFTCSRMTGC; encoded by the coding sequence ATGGGAAACGCCCTTAATTGCGCGCTGTTGAGCCTTTCGCTATTGTTGGCGGCTGATGCCTGGGGACAAACCCCCAGCCTGGCCACATGCACCCGCAGCGCCAATCTGCTGGCGTGTATCGACCCCGAGGGCAATGCCTACAGCGTCAACACCGTCGGCAGCACGATCTATCTTCGAGGCTTTGAAGTGGCGGGCAAACGCTATTGGGCACAAACGAGCAGCCGCTATGGGCAACTGACATTTTTCACCGGCCTCGCTTCCGATGGCGAAGCCTGGGTCGGCTACAGCCGCCGCGTGGGCTGGACGACAATCAATCGGTTTTCCAGCTCTGGCGGCAGCAGCGCGAAGTTCACCTGTAGTCGGATGACGGGGTGCTAG